GGGTACGCGCGCACCCCACCCGCGCTGGAAGCCTTCGCCGAGGACTTCGAGCAGCGCCACGGGCTTCCCGTGGAGCGTCTGTACGTCGCCAAGATGCTGCACGCACTCCTGACCCTGGCCGGGGAGGGCGCCTTCGCGCGCGGGACGACGCTGGCCGCGGTCGTCACCGGCCGGCCCTTCCCCCCACCGCGGCCCCCGGCCGGAAGCGGTCAGCCGGCCTCCCGGTAGGCGGCGGCCTCCTCCAGGTCGAGCCGGCGCAGCAGTGCGCGGAGCATCTCGTCGTCGATGTAGCGGTGGTCGCGGAGCATGACGAAGACCTCGCGTTCGGCGCCGATCATCTCGCGGGACAGGCGGCGGTAGGTCTCGTCCACGGACTCGCCGGTGACCGGGTTGACCTGGCCGAGGCGTTCCCACACGGCGTTGCGGCGGCGCTCCAGGACCGAGCGCAGGCGGTCGGCGAGCGGCGGGGGCAGGGTGTTGCGCTCGTCGGTGAGGAGTTCGCCCAGCCGGCTCTCGGCGGCGCGGGAGGCCTGGGCCTGGGCGTTGGCCTCGGCGAGGGTCTGGGCCTGCCGGTCGCGGCCGGGGAACCTCAGCAGGCGGATGAGCGGGGGCAGGCTCAGGCCCTGCGTGACCAGTGTGCCGATGACGGTGGTGAAGGTCAGGAAGAGGATCAGGGTGCGCTGCGGGAAGGGGCCGCCGCCGTGCACGGTGAGCGGAACGGAGAAGGCGATGGCGAGGGACACCACCCCCCGCATGCCGGCCCAGCCGGTGACCAGGGCGCCCCGCCAGGTCGGGTTCTCCTCGCGCGCGCGGATGCGCGCCGACAGCAGGCGGGGCAGGAAGGTCGCCGGGAAGACCCAGACGAACCGGGTGAGGACGACGACCAGGAAGAGCACGACGGCGTACCAGGCGGCCACGAGGCCCTCGTACTGCCCGAGCCCCTTGAGGACGACCGGCAGCTGGAGGCCGATCAGCGCGAAGACCGCGGACTCCAGGACGAAGGCGACCATCTTCCAGACCGCCTCCTCCTGGAGCCGGGTGGCGAAGTCGACCTCCCACGCGCGGTGGCCGAGGTAGAGGGCGACGACCACGACGGCGAGGACCCCGGAGGCGTGCACCTGCTCGGCGACGCCGTAGGCGACGAACGGGATGAGCAGGGAGAGGGTGTTCTGCAGCAGGGGTTCTCGCAGGTGCGTGCGCAGCCAGTGCAGGGGTGCCATGAGGACGAGGCCGATGCCGACGCCGCCGACGGCGGCGAGCAGGAACTCGCCGATGCCGCCCGCCCAGGTCGCGCCCTCGCCGACGGCCGCGGCCAGGGCGACCTTGTAGGCGGTGATCGCGGTGGCGTCGTTCAGGAGGGACTCGCCCTGCAGGATGGTGGTGATCCGGGACGGCAGGCCGACCCGGCGCGCGACCGCCGTGGCGGCCACCGCGTCCGGCGGCGCCACCACCGCGCCCAGTACGAGCGCGGCGGTCAGCGGCATGCCGGGGACGATCAGGTAGGCGGCCCAGCCGACCGCGACGGTCGCGAAGAGCACGTAGCCCACCGACAGCAGCGCCACCGGTCTGAGCTGGGCCCGCAGGTCGAGGTAGGAGCTGTCGGCGGCGGAGGTGTACAGCAGCGGCGGCAGCAGCAGCGGCAGGACGACCTCGGGGTCGAGGGTGTAGTCCGGCACTCCGGGGAGGGCGGAGACCGCGAGGCCGGCCGCGACCAGCAGCAGGGGCGCCGGCACCGGCGTGCGCCGGGCCGCCGCGGCGATGGCGGCGCTCGCCGCCACCAGCAACAGCAGCGGCATCACGTCCATGGTCCTCGCCCACCCTCGGTTTCCTCGCGGTCACCCGCGCGGCCGTCGTAACCTGGCCATCATGAAACAGTGCACGCACGCCGACGCGCTGCCGCACCCGGAGCCCGAGCCGCTGAGCACGACCTGCAGGGAGTGTCTCGCGCTCGGGACGCACCCGGTGCAGTTGCGGCTCTGCCTGACCTGTGGCCACGTCGGCTGCTGCGACTCCTCACCGGGACGGCACGCCACGGAGCACCACGAGGATTCCGGTCATCCCGTGATCCGGACCTTCGAGCCCGGCGAGGAGTGGCGCTGGTGCTTCGTCGACCACGTCCTCGTGTGACGCCGCGCGGGGGCGGCACGCTCCGGCCGGCGGGGGCGGTTCGGGCGTCTGACGCCGGGGTACGTCAACCCGGCGCGCGCTCTTCCCATTTGGGCCCGCCCACCCTCTAGACACGGAGCGTATTCAAAGCTTTACTGTGAGTGACGCCAGGGGGTTGGGGTCCCGGGGACAGGAACGTTCCGGGCGCGATAGCGTCACCGCGGAACCACGTACGCGTTACCCCGGGGGGCGACCCTCGGCCCGTGAAGCTCGTACTACCAGTTTGTACACCATGGAGGTGAGGGTGTCCCAGATCGCAGGCGAGCCCGCGACCCAGGACTTCGTGGAAGTCCGGCTGCCGGCTGCGGGTGCCTACCTGTCGGTGCTGCGGACGGCCACGGCCGGCCTGGCGGCCCGTTTGGACTTCACCCTGGACGAGATCGAGGACCTGCGCATCGCCGTGGACGAGGCCTGCGCGATCCTGCTGCAACAGGCCGTGCCCGGCTCCGTGCTCAGCTGCGTCTTCCGGCTGGTCGACGACTCGCTGGAGGTCACGGTCTCGGCGCCGACCACGGACGGCCACGCCCCCTCGCGGGACACCTTCGCCTGGACCGTGCTCTCGGCCCTCGCGGGCAAGGTCTCGTCCGCCGTCGACGAGGACAGGACCGTGTCGATCAGCCTCTACAAACAGCGCGGCGCGGGCCCCGGGCCGGCGTGAGGAACGGGGATAGGCCGGTGCGGGACGAAGAGCGTGGCACACGGGAGCTGCCGACGCAGGGCGCGGACCCTGCGGACGGTTCCCGACGCATGGCGGACGGCATCGACGGCATCCCCGAGCAGGCCAGGCCGCACCCGGAGGGAGACTCCGCGCAGGCCGGCAGCGACGGTGCCGTGCAGAGCGCGCCCGCGCGGGAGCGTGGCGGGACCGGGTCCCCCTCGCCCCCGGGGGCGAGGGCTCGGGGAAGGGCTACGGGCGGGACGATGAGCGAGCACGAGCGGTACGCCGAGGACGACGCACTGGGCGCGGAGGCCGTGCAGGCCACTCAGCACGACCCCCACGACCGCAGCGGGGCGCGTGCGCTGTTCGTCGAGCTGCGCCGGCTGAACGCGGGCAGCGCGGAGTACGCGGAACTGCGCAACCGGCTGGTCCGCATGCACCTGCCGCTGGTCGAGCACCTGGCCCGTCGCTTCCGCAACCGCGGCGAGCCGCTGGACGACCTCACCCAGGTCGCCACGATCGGTCTGATCAAGTCCGTCGACCGCTTCGACCCGGAGCGCGGCGTGGAGTTCTCCACGTACGCCACCCCGACCGTCGTCGGCGAGATCAAGCGGCACTTCCGCGACAAGGGCTGGGCGGTCCGCGTGCCGCGCCGCCTGCAGGAGCTGCGGCTGTCGCTGACCACGGCGACGGCGGAGCTGTCCCAGTTGCACGGCCGCTCCCCCACGGTGCACGAGTTGGCGGAGAAGCTGGCCATCTCCGAGGAGGAGGTCCTGGAGGGCCTGGAGTCCGCGAACGCGTACTCGACGCTGTCGCTGGACGTCCCCGACACCGACGACGAGTCGCCGGCGGTCGCCGACACCCTGGGCGCCGAGGACGAGGCGCTGGAGGGCGTGGAGTACCGCGAGTCGCTCAAGCCGCTGCTGGAGGACCTGCCGCCGCGCGAGAAGCGGATCCTGCTGCTGCGCTTCTTCGGGAACATGACCCAGTCGCAGATCGCGCAGGAGGTCGGCATCTCCCAGATGCACGTCTCCCGGCTGCTGGCCCGCACGCTGGCCCAGCTGCGCGAGAAGCTCCTCGTCGAGGAGTGAGCTACCCGGTCCGGCCCGGCCCCTTGATGCCGAGGGCCCGGGTCGTCTCCCCGTTGACGAGGAGCACCAGCGCCGCCACGGCGACGACCGCGAGGGCGATGCCGACCGGGATGGCCATGCTGTCGGCCTTGAGCAGGCTGTAGGCCACCGGAAGGGCCATGACCTGCGTGATCACCGCGGGGCCGCGGCTCCAGCCGCGGCGCAGCAGCAGCCCGCGCGCGGCGAGCAGCGGCAGCAGCGCGAGCACGACCAGGGTGACGCCCAGGGTCACGGCCTGCTGCCGGTCGTCCGGGGCCCCGGTGAGGCCGAGGACGAGCACCCACAGGCCGCCGGCCACCAGGGCGGTCCCCTCGGCCGCGGCCAGGGCGGCCGCGTACGTCAGCCGGCGCGGGCGCGGCTGCGCGGCCACGGTGTCGGCGGCGGTGTCCGGGGCGGGGTTTCGCTCACTGCTCACCCCAGAAGGGTAGCCCCGCACCCCCGGACGCCGCCTTCGCCCCGCAGCCGCGCACGTCCCGGTTCACGCTCCGCTTCCCCACCGGATCCCCTCCTCGGACTGGGCCGGGTACCTGCCAGTAGGTACGCTGCCCTGCATGCGTGCACTTCTCGTGGTCAATCCGGCGGCAACCACCACAAGCGCACGCAGGCGTGACGTGCTGATCCACGCGCTGGCCAGCGAGATGAAGCTGGAGGCCGTCACCACCGAGTACCGCGGCCACGCACGCGACCTGGGCCGGCAGGCGGCCGAGAGCGACGACATCGACATGGTGGTGGCCCTCGGCGGCGACGGCACCGTGAACGAGGTGGTCAACGGTCTGCTGCACGCCGGGCCCGCCCCGGAGCGCCTGCCCGGTCTCGCCGTGGTCCCGGGCGGCTCCACCAACGTCTTCGCCCGCGCCCTGGGCCTGCCCAACGATCCGGTCGAGGCCACCGGCGCCCTGCTGGACGCCCTGCGCGAGGGCCGGGAGCGGATCGTCGGCCTCGGGCTGACCTCGGGCACGCCCGGCACCGAGGACGAGGCGGTGCCGTCCCGCTGGTTCACCTTCAACGCGGGGCTGGGTTTCGACGCCGGCGTGGTCGGCCGGGTCGAGCAGCACCGCGAGCGCGGCAAGAAGTCGACGCACGCGCTGTACGTCCGCCAGGTGGTCCGGCAGTTCCTCGGCGAGCCCCACCGCCGGCACGGCACGATCACCCTGGAACGGCCCGGCGCCGGTCCCGTCACCGGCCTCGTTGTCGCCATAGTCTCGAACACGTCCCCTTGGACCTATCTCGGCAATCGCCCGATGTACACGTCGCCTAAGGCGTCGTTCGATAAAGGCATCGACGTGCTCGGCCTCAGCCGCCTTTCCACCGCCGCGGTTGCCCGGTATGGCACCCAGTTGCTCACTTCGTCCCCCGAGCGCGGACCCCACGGCAAGCACGCCGTCTCACTGCACGACCTGGATCACTTCACCTTGCATTCGAAGGTGCCCCTGCCCCTTCAGATGGACGGCGACCACCTCGGACTGCGTAAGAGCGTGACGTTCACAGGCGTACGCCGTGCACTGCGTGTGATTGTGTGAGCGGAACGGGCGAAAGTCCTTTCACTCGAACGTTTAGGCCAGGGTGCACCCCATGGAAGTACGGCTGTGACCTAGTCGACACCGAGGAATCAAAAAAAATCTTCCGGAAGGGGTTGTATCCGCCGCTGAGGTTTGCAAGTCTCTACGTGGCGATCGGGACGGCCCGCAACACCGGCCTCCACTGATCACCGGAAACCCTCTTCAATCCTCAGGACCACGCCGGGGAAGACTCGGCGATCGGCCCTTCACTTGTTGAGGGATTCGTGAAAGCGTTCACATTCACAAGCAATCCGCACGTAATACCAAGGAGAGGTAGCAGCCATGGACTGGCGTCACAACGCCGTTTGCCGCGAGGAAGACCCCGAGCTCTTCTTCCCCATCGGCAACACCGGTCCTGCGCTGCTGCAGATCGAGGAAGCCAAGGCCGTCTGCCGTCGCTGCCCGGTGATCGAGCAGTGTCTGCAGTGGGCGCTCGAGTCCGGCCAGGACTCCGGCGTCTGGGGTGGTCTCAGCGAGGACGAGCGCCGCGCCATGAAGCGCCGCGCCGCCCGCAACCGGGCCCGTCAGGCCTCCGCCTGACACTCCCACCCCTGCTGACAGCCTGAGCTTGGCGGCGCGCACAGCACGTACGCATCTCCCGCCCCCGAGCCGCAGCGCGCAGTATCCCCCGATGCGCAAGCTTCGAGCTTAAGCCCCGGACCACCCAGTGGTCCGGGGCTCAACGCTGTGCGCGCCCCCTCCGGTGAGCTCGCGGCAGGCCTTGGCCCGACGGCACGCGCCACTGGCGGGGCCCGCTACTTCTGCGCCTGCACCGGAACGTCGAGGATCACCCGGGTCCCCCGCTCCGGCGCCGGGACCATGTCGAAGGTGCCGCCCAGTTCGCCCTCCACCAGGGTCCGGACGATCTGCAGGCCGAGGTTGCCCGAGCGGTGCGGATCGAATCCCTCGGGCAGGCCGACGCCGTCGTCCTGGACGGTGACGAGGAGGCGGGCTTCCTTGGCGGTGCCGCCGCGTACCGCGGAGACCTCGACCGTGCCGGTGTCGCCCTCGCGGAAGCCGTGCTCCAGGGCGTTCTGCAGGATTTCGGTGAGGACCATCGACAGCGGGGTGGCGACCTCGGCGTCGAGTATGCCGAACCGTCCGCTGCGCCGGCCGGCCACCTTGCCCGGGGAGATCTCGGCGACCATCGCGAGGACGCGGTCGGCGATGTCGTCGAACTCCACGCGCTCGTCCAGGTTCTGAGACAGCGTCTCATGCACGATCGCGATGGAGCCGACCCGCCGGACGGCCTCCTCCAGGGCCTCCCGGCCGCGCTCGGAGTCGATGCGCCGGGCCTGCAGGCGCAGCAGGGCCGCGACGGTCTGCAGGTTGTTCTTCACCCGGTGGTGGATCTCCCGGATGGTGGCGTCCTTGGTGATCAGTTCGCGTTCGCGGCGGCGCAGTTCGGTGACGTCCCGGAGCAGCACCAGGGAACCGATGCGGGCACCCTTGGGCTTGAGCGGGATGGCGCGGAACTGGATCACCCCGTCGTGGGCCTCGATCTCGAACTCGCGCGGCGCCCAGCCGCTGGCCACCTTGGCGAGCGCCTCGTCCACCGGACCGCGGGTGGGGGCGAGTTCCGCGGTGGTCCGCCCCAGGTGGTGGCCGACCAGGTCGGCGGCCAGTCCCATGCGGTGGTAGGCGGACAGCGCGTTCGGGGAGGCGTACTGGACGATGCCGTCCGCGTCCAGCCGGATCAGGCCGTCGCCGACGCGCGGCGAGGCGTCCATGTCGACCTGCTGGTTCGGGAACGGGAAGGAGCCGGCCGCGATCATCTGCGCCAGGTCGGAGGCGCTCTGCAGGTAGGTCAGCTCCAGGCGGCTCGGGGTGCGGACGGTCAGCAGGTTGGTGTTGCGGGCGATGACGCCGAGGACGCGGCCCTCACGCCGCACGGGGATCGACTCGATCCGGACGGGGACCTCCTCGCGCCACTCCGGGTCGCCCTCGCGCACGATCCGGCCCTCGTCCAGCGCCGCGTCCAGCATAGGCCGCCGGCCGCGCGGGACGAGGTGGCCGACCATGTCGTCCTGGTAGGAGGTCGGGCCGGTGTTCGGGCGCATCTGGGCGACCGAGACGTACCGGGTGCCGTCGCGGGTGGGCACCCACAGGACCAGGTCGGCGAAGGAGAGGTCGGAGAGCAGTTGCCACTCGGAGACCAGCAGGTGGAGCCACTCGAGGCCGGAGTCGTCGAGGGCGGTGTGCTGGCGGACCAGTTCGTTCATGGAGGGCACGTCTGCGAGCGTACCCGG
This is a stretch of genomic DNA from Streptomyces sp. TG1A-8. It encodes these proteins:
- a CDS encoding sensor histidine kinase, whose translation is MPSMNELVRQHTALDDSGLEWLHLLVSEWQLLSDLSFADLVLWVPTRDGTRYVSVAQMRPNTGPTSYQDDMVGHLVPRGRRPMLDAALDEGRIVREGDPEWREEVPVRIESIPVRREGRVLGVIARNTNLLTVRTPSRLELTYLQSASDLAQMIAAGSFPFPNQQVDMDASPRVGDGLIRLDADGIVQYASPNALSAYHRMGLAADLVGHHLGRTTAELAPTRGPVDEALAKVASGWAPREFEIEAHDGVIQFRAIPLKPKGARIGSLVLLRDVTELRRRERELITKDATIREIHHRVKNNLQTVAALLRLQARRIDSERGREALEEAVRRVGSIAIVHETLSQNLDERVEFDDIADRVLAMVAEISPGKVAGRRSGRFGILDAEVATPLSMVLTEILQNALEHGFREGDTGTVEVSAVRGGTAKEARLLVTVQDDGVGLPEGFDPHRSGNLGLQIVRTLVEGELGGTFDMVPAPERGTRVILDVPVQAQK
- a CDS encoding UBP-type zinc finger domain-containing protein; amino-acid sequence: MKQCTHADALPHPEPEPLSTTCRECLALGTHPVQLRLCLTCGHVGCCDSSPGRHATEHHEDSGHPVIRTFEPGEEWRWCFVDHVLV
- a CDS encoding anti-sigma factor translates to MSQIAGEPATQDFVEVRLPAAGAYLSVLRTATAGLAARLDFTLDEIEDLRIAVDEACAILLQQAVPGSVLSCVFRLVDDSLEVTVSAPTTDGHAPSRDTFAWTVLSALAGKVSSAVDEDRTVSISLYKQRGAGPGPA
- a CDS encoding Na+/H+ antiporter: MDVMPLLLLVAASAAIAAAARRTPVPAPLLLVAAGLAVSALPGVPDYTLDPEVVLPLLLPPLLYTSAADSSYLDLRAQLRPVALLSVGYVLFATVAVGWAAYLIVPGMPLTAALVLGAVVAPPDAVAATAVARRVGLPSRITTILQGESLLNDATAITAYKVALAAAVGEGATWAGGIGEFLLAAVGGVGIGLVLMAPLHWLRTHLREPLLQNTLSLLIPFVAYGVAEQVHASGVLAVVVVALYLGHRAWEVDFATRLQEEAVWKMVAFVLESAVFALIGLQLPVVLKGLGQYEGLVAAWYAVVLFLVVVLTRFVWVFPATFLPRLLSARIRAREENPTWRGALVTGWAGMRGVVSLAIAFSVPLTVHGGGPFPQRTLILFLTFTTVIGTLVTQGLSLPPLIRLLRFPGRDRQAQTLAEANAQAQASRAAESRLGELLTDERNTLPPPLADRLRSVLERRRNAVWERLGQVNPVTGESVDETYRRLSREMIGAEREVFVMLRDHRYIDDEMLRALLRRLDLEEAAAYREAG
- a CDS encoding diacylglycerol kinase family protein, which produces MRALLVVNPAATTTSARRRDVLIHALASEMKLEAVTTEYRGHARDLGRQAAESDDIDMVVALGGDGTVNEVVNGLLHAGPAPERLPGLAVVPGGSTNVFARALGLPNDPVEATGALLDALREGRERIVGLGLTSGTPGTEDEAVPSRWFTFNAGLGFDAGVVGRVEQHRERGKKSTHALYVRQVVRQFLGEPHRRHGTITLERPGAGPVTGLVVAIVSNTSPWTYLGNRPMYTSPKASFDKGIDVLGLSRLSTAAVARYGTQLLTSSPERGPHGKHAVSLHDLDHFTLHSKVPLPLQMDGDHLGLRKSVTFTGVRRALRVIV
- a CDS encoding RNA polymerase sigma factor SigF, with amino-acid sequence MRNGDRPVRDEERGTRELPTQGADPADGSRRMADGIDGIPEQARPHPEGDSAQAGSDGAVQSAPARERGGTGSPSPPGARARGRATGGTMSEHERYAEDDALGAEAVQATQHDPHDRSGARALFVELRRLNAGSAEYAELRNRLVRMHLPLVEHLARRFRNRGEPLDDLTQVATIGLIKSVDRFDPERGVEFSTYATPTVVGEIKRHFRDKGWAVRVPRRLQELRLSLTTATAELSQLHGRSPTVHELAEKLAISEEEVLEGLESANAYSTLSLDVPDTDDESPAVADTLGAEDEALEGVEYRESLKPLLEDLPPREKRILLLRFFGNMTQSQIAQEVGISQMHVSRLLARTLAQLREKLLVEE
- a CDS encoding WhiB family transcriptional regulator codes for the protein MDWRHNAVCREEDPELFFPIGNTGPALLQIEEAKAVCRRCPVIEQCLQWALESGQDSGVWGGLSEDERRAMKRRAARNRARQASA